One genomic region from Ornithinimicrobium flavum encodes:
- a CDS encoding NADH-quinone oxidoreductase subunit B, whose protein sequence is MTDLPTPRVGAPVERAPRAVQVVLNWGRKYSLWVFNFGLACCAIEFISASMARHDFIRLGVIPFAPGPRQSDLMVVSGTVTDKMAPSIRRLYDQMPEPKYVISFGACANSGGPYWDSYCVTKGVDQLIPVDVYVPGCPPRPEALLAGIVQLQDQIAAEVPGRARGRHGARYADRPVTAAEVTRGLVAPPATGPSSTTQ, encoded by the coding sequence CCGGGTCGGTGCCCCTGTCGAGCGGGCCCCACGCGCCGTCCAGGTCGTGCTCAACTGGGGGCGCAAATACTCCCTGTGGGTCTTCAACTTCGGCCTGGCCTGCTGCGCCATCGAGTTCATCAGTGCCTCCATGGCCCGCCACGACTTCATCCGGCTGGGGGTCATCCCCTTCGCCCCGGGCCCTCGCCAGTCGGACCTCATGGTCGTGTCCGGCACGGTGACGGACAAGATGGCGCCGTCGATCCGGCGGCTCTACGACCAGATGCCCGAGCCCAAGTACGTCATCTCCTTCGGCGCCTGCGCCAACTCCGGTGGCCCCTACTGGGACTCCTACTGCGTGACCAAGGGCGTGGACCAGCTCATCCCCGTCGACGTCTACGTGCCCGGCTGCCCGCCCCGGCCCGAGGCGCTGCTCGCCGGGATCGTCCAGCTGCAGGACCAGATCGCCGCCGAGGTGCCAGGGCGGGCGCGAGGCCGGCACGGCGCCAGGTATGCCGACCGGCCGGTCACCGCCGCTGAGGTCACCCGGGGCCTGGTCGCGCCGCCTGCGACGGGTCCGAGCTCCACGACGCAGTAG